Proteins encoded together in one Sulfitobacter pontiacus window:
- a CDS encoding pyridoxine 5'-phosphate synthase, giving the protein MAAQGKLRLGVNIDHVATVRNARGGAYPDPLRAARAAQEAGADGITAHLREDRRHITDADIEGLQEVLNVPLNFEMAATEEMQAIALRHKPHAVCIVPEKREERTTEGGLEVAREENRLAHFIAPLREAGSRVSIFIAADQRQIEAANRIGAEVIELHTGAYCDAYAEGHWEEAQKELQKLEEMSKFAHDLGLEVHAGHGLTYDTVSPVAAFPEVQELNIGHFLIGEAIFLGLGPAIAEMRRLMDDARKG; this is encoded by the coding sequence ATGGCGGCACAAGGTAAGCTTCGGCTGGGCGTAAATATTGACCACGTGGCGACTGTGCGGAACGCGCGCGGCGGTGCCTATCCGGACCCGCTGCGCGCGGCCCGCGCCGCGCAAGAGGCAGGCGCTGATGGGATCACCGCGCACCTGCGTGAGGATCGTCGCCACATCACCGATGCGGATATCGAAGGGCTGCAAGAGGTGTTGAACGTGCCGCTCAACTTCGAGATGGCCGCCACGGAAGAGATGCAGGCCATCGCCCTGCGCCACAAACCCCATGCCGTCTGCATCGTGCCGGAAAAGCGCGAAGAGCGGACAACCGAAGGCGGGCTTGAAGTCGCACGCGAGGAAAACCGGCTGGCGCATTTTATTGCTCCTCTGCGCGAAGCGGGCAGCCGCGTCAGCATCTTCATCGCCGCCGATCAGCGCCAGATCGAGGCGGCGAACCGCATCGGGGCAGAGGTGATCGAACTGCACACCGGTGCCTATTGCGACGCCTATGCCGAAGGGCATTGGGAGGAAGCGCAAAAGGAGCTGCAAAAGCTCGAAGAGATGTCAAAATTCGCCCATGATCTGGGGCTTGAAGTGCACGCGGGCCACGGCCTGACCTATGATACCGTCAGCCCCGTCGCAGCTTTCCCCGAGGTGCAAGAGCTGAACATCGGGCATTTCCTGATTGGCGAGGCGATCTTTCTGGGCCTTGGCCCCGCCATCGCCGAGATGCGCCGCCTGATGGATGACGCCCGCAAGGGCTGA
- a CDS encoding DUF2062 domain-containing protein, whose amino-acid sequence MIFKRRDPKPTVRAMAEFMWPRGGWTRAFHYVKHRMRRLPDTPERIARGIWAGVFTTFTPFYGMHFIVAALVSRVMRGNLLAALMGTFFGNPLTYVPIGLSSLSMGHWILGSHMQTGEHRSFGGKFFDAGHDLLANFVAIFTSRDMDWSGLEVFWHQVFYPYLIGGIVPGMICATIAYYLAVPLLRAYQKRRKGAIKAKFDLLKKKASAKAEAKRKAEQAALEGKDHGGTR is encoded by the coding sequence TTGATTTTCAAACGCCGCGATCCAAAGCCGACAGTGCGCGCGATGGCTGAATTCATGTGGCCTCGGGGTGGTTGGACGCGGGCGTTTCACTATGTCAAACACCGGATGCGCCGCTTGCCCGATACGCCCGAACGCATTGCGCGTGGCATCTGGGCCGGTGTTTTTACCACGTTTACGCCCTTCTACGGTATGCATTTTATCGTGGCGGCGCTGGTATCGCGTGTCATGCGAGGCAATCTGCTGGCCGCATTGATGGGGACGTTTTTTGGCAACCCGCTGACCTATGTCCCGATCGGGTTGTCATCGCTGTCCATGGGACACTGGATTCTCGGTTCCCACATGCAGACGGGGGAGCATCGGTCCTTCGGGGGCAAATTCTTTGACGCCGGTCACGACTTGTTGGCCAACTTTGTGGCGATCTTTACCAGCCGTGACATGGATTGGTCGGGGCTTGAGGTCTTCTGGCATCAGGTGTTCTATCCGTATCTGATCGGGGGGATCGTGCCCGGCATGATCTGCGCCACGATCGCCTATTATCTGGCCGTGCCCTTGCTGCGGGCCTATCAAAAGCGGCGCAAGGGCGCGATCAAGGCCAAGTTCGATTTGTTGAAAAAGAAAGCCTCGGCCAAGGCAGAGGCGAAACGCAAGGCAGAGCAGGCGGCTCTGGAAGGGAAAGACCATGGCGGCACAAGGTAA